Proteins encoded within one genomic window of Amycolatopsis sp. 2-15:
- a CDS encoding ABC transporter substrate-binding protein, producing the protein MRWTRTIRAAALLAVAALGLTACGGGGSDQPAAPSKGGAPIVVASFNFTDSQILAEIYASALEAKGYPVTRKLNLGSRELIYPSLKKGELQFVPEYQGAAIATGFGKDAVKDAAGEHSQLAELFKADGIGLLNYAPAEDKDVYIVKADLAKAKGLSTIGDLKKLDKVVMAGGPECETRPPCFKGFQDVYKLTNATFKTVQEIGPRVQELDSGGATVIPVDSVSPVAGDSKYVVLKDDLGIEPTENVVPAVSQKVLDERGADFAAAVNAVSAKLTTPELRDLNSRVDADGEPAADVAKDWLSKQGLA; encoded by the coding sequence GTGCGCTGGACCCGGACCATCCGAGCGGCCGCGCTGCTGGCCGTGGCGGCGCTCGGCCTCACGGCGTGCGGTGGCGGCGGCAGCGACCAGCCGGCTGCGCCGAGCAAGGGCGGCGCGCCGATCGTGGTGGCGTCGTTCAACTTCACCGACAGCCAGATCCTCGCGGAGATCTACGCGAGCGCGCTGGAGGCGAAGGGCTACCCGGTCACGCGGAAGCTGAATCTCGGTTCGCGCGAGCTGATCTACCCGTCGCTGAAGAAGGGCGAGCTGCAGTTCGTGCCGGAGTACCAGGGCGCGGCCATCGCGACGGGCTTCGGCAAGGACGCGGTGAAGGACGCGGCCGGCGAGCACAGCCAGCTGGCCGAGCTGTTCAAGGCCGACGGCATCGGCCTGCTGAACTACGCGCCGGCCGAGGACAAGGACGTCTACATCGTGAAGGCCGACCTGGCGAAGGCGAAGGGCCTGTCCACGATCGGCGACCTGAAGAAGCTCGACAAGGTCGTGATGGCGGGCGGTCCGGAGTGCGAGACGCGGCCGCCGTGCTTCAAGGGCTTCCAGGACGTGTACAAGCTCACGAACGCAACGTTCAAGACCGTGCAGGAGATCGGCCCGCGGGTGCAGGAGCTCGACTCGGGCGGCGCGACCGTGATCCCGGTCGACTCGGTGAGCCCGGTCGCCGGTGACTCGAAGTACGTGGTGCTGAAGGACGACCTCGGGATCGAGCCGACGGAGAACGTCGTGCCGGCGGTGAGCCAGAAGGTGCTCGACGAGCGCGGCGCGGACTTCGCGGCGGCGGTCAACGCCGTCAGCGCGAAACTGACCACGCCCGAGCTGCGCGACCTCAACAGCCGCGTCGACGCCGACGGTGAGCCGGCCGCCGACGTGGCGAAGGACTGGCTCTCGAAGCAGGGCCTGGCCTGA
- a CDS encoding endonuclease/exonuclease/phosphatase family protein has product MTQRFAARLRTVLFCLLAFGLLSPLATAGATEAGHGRSPYSLLQMNVCSSGYAGCYPGTEYPKIVDEVVAKIKANNVNAVTLNEACSGDVAQVAARTRYHYRFATVIYNGAPLACKTPEGRGFFGNAVLTKDAIRASQDAPYSVFSGVEQRRWLCVTTARGVDVCTSHLSTDGETPGTTNSVQCAELTAVLAARHRPTIFAGDVNRHASCAPKRQWTLTDAAAAKDPGIQHSYGTLAAPRAEIEPTTYTDHDALVVRAELRH; this is encoded by the coding sequence GTGACCCAACGTTTCGCTGCGCGTCTGCGCACTGTGCTGTTCTGTCTGCTGGCCTTCGGGCTCCTGTCTCCCCTCGCCACCGCCGGTGCCACCGAGGCCGGGCACGGGCGGTCGCCGTACTCGCTGTTGCAGATGAACGTCTGCTCCAGCGGCTACGCCGGCTGCTACCCCGGCACCGAGTACCCGAAGATCGTCGACGAGGTAGTCGCCAAGATCAAGGCGAACAACGTCAACGCGGTCACCCTCAACGAGGCGTGCAGCGGCGACGTGGCCCAGGTCGCCGCGCGCACCCGCTACCACTACCGGTTCGCCACGGTGATCTACAACGGCGCCCCGCTGGCCTGCAAAACACCGGAAGGCCGTGGGTTCTTCGGCAACGCCGTGCTGACCAAGGACGCGATCCGCGCGTCCCAGGACGCCCCCTACTCCGTGTTCAGCGGCGTGGAGCAGCGCCGCTGGCTCTGCGTGACGACCGCGCGCGGAGTGGACGTCTGCACCAGCCACCTGTCGACCGACGGCGAGACCCCCGGCACGACGAACTCCGTCCAGTGCGCCGAGCTGACCGCCGTGCTCGCCGCCCGGCACCGGCCGACCATTTTCGCCGGTGACGTCAACCGGCACGCTTCGTGCGCGCCGAAGCGCCAGTGGACACTGACCGACGCGGCCGCGGCCAAGGACCCCGGCATCCAGCACTCCTACGGCACCCTCGCGGCGCCCCGCGCCGAGATCGAACCGACGACCTACACCGACCACGACGCTCTCGTGGTCCGCGCCGAGCTCCGGCACTGA
- a CDS encoding GH92 family glycosyl hydrolase — MRARKRVFAALVLAGAVATAATTTATTAQAQSSKFADDPTTLVDTSIGNNGDGTTFPGAAVPFGMVQLSPDTQLNQYASYDYKQDTILGFSHTHLSGVGCQTMGNFRFMPTTGAVTSSDPAAYGAKFSHANETRAPGYYGVKFDNGIQAELTATQRTGQHRYTYPAGSGPENVLIEVGESNGSTYAGDVHVVGDDTVEGWLQGGNFCGETGKERYRIFFSAKFDRKFASFGTWTDGTLTPNQRDASRGTKRAGAYLTFDPGKGDQVGASVGLSYTSVDGARLNRKAEQPKSFDKARSQAHNTWENELNGMRVAGGTTPDQRTYYTALYHSLLHPSIGSDVDNRYRGFDDQVHKADSTYYQMFSLWDTYRSQNQLVALLHPDKAADMAKSVLHIYQDGGWLPRWGLGNSETNVMSGDPITPWVVDLYNRGLLDNRTAHGLFDALWKNANEVPADQSIFRGRDGNPSYVQNGWVAYQNLPGYTYGDSRQAGSATLEYALGDCSLSTMASGLGYQDKAKTLASRCDNFTKLWDPTITSQGFNGFPVPKNADGSAVGNPDPTQTNAFHEGTAWQYQWMGQQDPQTLFGLMGGAGQAEQRLDKFFDMPTVLTDPAKAASDSWVTGAYDYHNAFAFNPNNEPDFAAPWLYTWTSAPWKTSAVLRALRTLFTDNVYGMPGNDDLGATSSLLVFAMAGIFEAQPGSATYVVTAPMFDKVEIRPEHGRTITIEAPGASASKLQYVSSVKTDGPGNGGKLRQSWLSHKDLLRAGTIKIQLSDTPTSWGVNAGPPAVARA, encoded by the coding sequence ATGAGAGCGCGGAAACGCGTGTTCGCCGCCTTGGTGCTCGCCGGAGCCGTGGCCACGGCGGCCACGACCACGGCCACCACGGCTCAGGCCCAGAGCAGCAAGTTCGCCGACGACCCCACGACGCTCGTCGACACCAGCATCGGCAACAACGGCGACGGGACGACGTTCCCGGGCGCCGCGGTGCCGTTCGGGATGGTGCAGCTGAGTCCCGACACGCAGCTGAACCAGTACGCGTCCTACGACTACAAGCAGGACACCATCCTCGGCTTCAGCCATACGCACCTGTCGGGTGTCGGCTGCCAGACGATGGGCAACTTCCGCTTCATGCCGACCACCGGGGCCGTCACCTCGTCGGACCCGGCGGCCTACGGCGCGAAGTTCAGCCATGCCAACGAAACCCGCGCGCCCGGCTACTACGGCGTGAAGTTCGACAACGGCATCCAGGCCGAGCTCACCGCGACGCAGCGCACCGGCCAGCACCGCTACACCTACCCCGCCGGCTCGGGACCCGAGAACGTGCTCATCGAGGTCGGCGAGAGCAACGGCTCCACCTACGCCGGCGACGTCCACGTGGTCGGCGACGACACCGTCGAAGGCTGGCTGCAGGGCGGCAACTTCTGCGGCGAGACGGGCAAAGAGCGCTACCGGATCTTCTTCAGCGCCAAGTTCGACCGCAAGTTCGCGAGCTTCGGCACCTGGACCGACGGCACCCTCACCCCGAACCAGCGCGACGCGTCCCGCGGCACCAAGCGCGCCGGCGCCTACCTGACGTTCGACCCCGGCAAGGGTGACCAGGTCGGCGCGTCGGTCGGCTTGTCCTACACCTCGGTCGACGGCGCCCGGCTCAACCGCAAGGCCGAGCAGCCCAAGTCTTTTGACAAGGCGCGTTCACAGGCGCACAACACTTGGGAGAACGAGCTCAACGGCATGCGGGTGGCTGGTGGAACAACACCAGATCAGCGTACGTATTACACCGCGCTCTACCACTCGCTGCTGCACCCGTCGATCGGGTCCGATGTGGACAACCGCTACCGCGGCTTCGACGACCAGGTGCACAAGGCGGATTCGACGTACTACCAGATGTTCTCGCTCTGGGACACCTACCGTTCGCAGAACCAGCTCGTCGCGCTGCTGCACCCGGACAAGGCCGCCGACATGGCCAAGTCCGTGCTGCACATCTACCAAGACGGCGGCTGGCTACCACGCTGGGGCCTCGGCAACAGCGAGACCAACGTGATGAGCGGCGACCCCATTACCCCGTGGGTCGTGGACCTCTACAACCGCGGCCTGCTCGACAACCGCACCGCGCACGGCCTGTTCGACGCGCTCTGGAAGAACGCCAACGAGGTCCCCGCCGACCAGTCGATCTTCCGCGGCCGCGACGGCAACCCGTCGTATGTCCAGAACGGCTGGGTCGCCTACCAGAACCTGCCCGGCTACACCTACGGTGACAGCCGCCAGGCCGGCTCCGCCACGCTGGAGTACGCGCTGGGCGACTGTTCGCTTTCCACCATGGCATCGGGCCTGGGTTACCAGGACAAGGCGAAAACTCTCGCCTCCCGCTGTGACAACTTCACCAAGCTGTGGGACCCGACGATCACCTCACAGGGCTTCAACGGCTTCCCTGTCCCGAAGAACGCGGACGGCTCGGCGGTCGGCAACCCCGACCCCACCCAGACCAACGCGTTCCACGAAGGCACCGCGTGGCAGTACCAGTGGATGGGCCAGCAGGACCCGCAGACCCTCTTCGGGCTGATGGGCGGCGCTGGACAGGCCGAGCAGCGGCTCGACAAGTTCTTCGACATGCCCACCGTGCTCACCGACCCGGCGAAGGCCGCCTCGGACTCCTGGGTGACGGGCGCCTACGACTACCACAACGCCTTCGCCTTCAACCCCAACAACGAGCCCGACTTCGCCGCCCCGTGGCTGTACACGTGGACCAGCGCGCCGTGGAAGACGTCGGCCGTGCTGCGCGCCCTGCGCACGCTCTTCACCGACAACGTCTACGGCATGCCCGGCAACGACGACCTCGGCGCCACCTCGTCGCTGCTCGTCTTCGCCATGGCCGGCATCTTCGAGGCCCAGCCGGGCTCCGCGACCTACGTGGTCACCGCGCCCATGTTCGACAAGGTCGAGATCCGGCCCGAGCACGGCCGCACGATCACCATCGAGGCCCCGGGCGCCAGCGCTTCGAAGCTGCAGTACGTGTCCTCGGTCAAGACCGACGGCCCGGGCAACGGCGGCAAGCTGCGGCAGAGCTGGTTGTCGCACAAGGACCTGCTGCGCGCGGGAACGATCAAGATTCAGCTCTCGGACACCCCGACGAGCTGGGGCGTCAACGCCGGTCCGCCGGCGGTGGCGCGCGCCTGA
- a CDS encoding LLM class flavin-dependent oxidoreductase, which translates to MSARPLHFNAFIWPNGYHESAWRVVDDDVRGVLGLPYYADIARTAERGLLDTIFLADNIAIPEYRVAHLPQTQFDPISVLSALAAVTSHIGLIGTGSTTYNKPWELARRFATLDHLSGGRAGWNIVTTVTSLAAANFGEAAHPDHADRYARAHEFVDVVTRAWDSWEDGALVGDRPDGVWADRAKLHAPRFHGEFYDVEGILPFPRSPQGWPVLVQAGQSSAGIGLAARFAELVFSGPPSLEAAVKFRTDLHARAAEAGRAPEQVLVLPALMITLGDTEAAAQEKAQRLEDLSSEEFRWQNVLYTAGLDPDAFDPDAPLPAELLDAPAASSRAAQLVEAARAEPTATLRELTSAMKSGAGQYHFVGTPEQLADHILTWQDAGAVDGFTIMGSTLPYELSTFVDHVVPLLQAKGRFRTEYTGSTLREHLDLPRPAGRG; encoded by the coding sequence ATGAGCGCGCGACCGTTGCACTTCAACGCTTTCATCTGGCCCAACGGCTACCACGAATCAGCGTGGCGGGTCGTCGACGACGACGTACGTGGGGTCCTCGGCCTGCCGTACTACGCGGACATCGCCCGCACGGCCGAGCGCGGTCTGCTGGACACGATCTTCCTCGCCGACAACATCGCCATCCCCGAGTACCGCGTGGCGCACCTGCCGCAGACGCAGTTCGATCCGATCTCCGTCCTCTCCGCGCTGGCGGCGGTCACCAGTCACATCGGGCTGATCGGCACGGGGTCCACCACGTACAACAAGCCGTGGGAGCTGGCACGGCGGTTCGCGACGCTGGATCACCTCAGCGGGGGCCGGGCGGGGTGGAACATCGTCACCACCGTCACCTCCCTGGCGGCGGCCAACTTCGGCGAGGCCGCGCACCCCGATCACGCCGACCGGTACGCGCGGGCGCACGAGTTCGTCGACGTCGTCACGCGGGCGTGGGACAGCTGGGAAGACGGCGCCCTCGTGGGCGATCGGCCCGACGGCGTGTGGGCGGACCGCGCGAAGCTGCACGCGCCGCGGTTCCACGGCGAGTTCTACGACGTCGAGGGCATCCTGCCGTTCCCGCGGTCGCCGCAGGGGTGGCCGGTGCTCGTGCAGGCGGGGCAGTCGTCGGCGGGGATCGGGTTGGCGGCGCGGTTCGCGGAGCTGGTGTTCTCGGGGCCGCCGTCGTTGGAGGCGGCCGTGAAGTTCCGCACCGATCTGCACGCGCGGGCCGCGGAAGCCGGGCGGGCGCCCGAGCAGGTGCTGGTGTTGCCGGCGTTGATGATCACGCTCGGCGACACCGAGGCGGCCGCACAGGAGAAGGCCCAACGGCTGGAAGACCTGTCCAGCGAGGAGTTCCGGTGGCAGAACGTGCTCTACACCGCCGGGCTCGATCCGGACGCGTTCGACCCGGACGCGCCGTTGCCCGCGGAGCTGCTCGACGCGCCGGCGGCGTCGAGCCGGGCGGCGCAGCTCGTCGAGGCGGCCCGCGCCGAGCCGACCGCGACGCTGCGCGAGCTGACCTCGGCCATGAAAAGCGGCGCGGGTCAGTACCACTTCGTCGGCACGCCGGAGCAGCTGGCCGACCACATCCTCACCTGGCAGGACGCGGGCGCGGTCGACGGCTTCACGATCATGGGCTCCACCCTCCCCTACGAGCTGAGCACCTTCGTCGACCACGTGGTGCCGCTGCTTCAGGCGAAGGGCCGCTTCCGCACGGAGTACACCGGGTCGACTCTGCGCGAGCACCTCGACCTGCCCCGGCCCGCGGGGCGGGGCTGA
- a CDS encoding DUF397 domain-containing protein: protein MQTALWRKSSYSQQESACVEVAVSEEIGVRDTKNREAGQLTVSREAWQGVLAALQAKH, encoded by the coding sequence ATGCAGACTGCCCTGTGGCGGAAGTCGTCCTACAGCCAGCAGGAATCCGCCTGCGTTGAGGTGGCAGTCTCGGAAGAGATCGGTGTCCGGGACACCAAGAATCGCGAAGCGGGACAACTCACCGTCTCGCGCGAAGCGTGGCAGGGCGTGCTGGCCGCGTTGCAGGCGAAGCACTGA